One Monomorium pharaonis isolate MP-MQ-018 unplaced genomic scaffold, ASM1337386v2 scaffold_633, whole genome shotgun sequence DNA segment encodes these proteins:
- the LOC105837244 gene encoding uncharacterized protein LOC105837244 — protein MVSAVRIITIIFGLALFVTSGSALRCWVCASNVNTMCKDPMNTSDHNAAFHIRTCDPGPYGSSKPICRKIVKREMGERVVIRQCSTPYHDEMDIIDGQCGNSMTQTGRDVIESCHICSSDLCNSGTISSATRLLYIIVMIFLAFTFHQSKYVL, from the exons ATGGTTTCTGCCGTGCGCATAATAACAATCATTTTCGGATTAGCCCTTTTCGTAACTTCAG GTTCTGCCTTACGATGCTGGGTATGTGCTTCTAATGTAAATACCATGTGTAAAGATCCGATGAATACTTCAGATCATAATGCTGCGTTCCATATAAGAACTTGCGATCCAGGTCCCTACGGCTCTTCGAAACCTATTTGCCGCAAAATCGTCAAACGAG AAATGGGCGAGCGGGTTGTCATACGTCAGTGCTCCACTCCATATCATGATGAAATGGACATCATTGATGGCCAGTGCGGCAACTCCATGACACAGACAGGACGTGATGTAATTGAATCCTGCCACATTTGCAGCAGCGATTTGTGCAATTCGGGAACAATCTCCTCCGCGACGAGACTACTTTATATCATCGTAATGATATTTCTTGCCTTTACTTTCCACCAGTCGAAATATGttctttaa